The following proteins are encoded in a genomic region of Mahella australiensis 50-1 BON:
- a CDS encoding beta-galactosidase, with translation MYVGVDYYPEHWPEERWQIDAEMMQEAGINAVRMAEFAWVKMEPIEGIYDFSWLDKAIDILHNHGISVILGTPTGSMPAWVALKYPDTVATDRNGHKIPYGARKDNCPSSLSYRLLSQRITRAMAEHYRNNPAVIGWQTDNEFGEPNCYCDTCKAAWHDWLKKRFGSIDRLNESWGTIFWSHSYRSFDEVPLPRRIPSNPSLELDYMRFYSDQVVSFQKEQIDILREVCPHQFITHNFMGFYDNLDYYKLAHDLDFVSWDYYYNYGSTWDDRMASYRRGSASHDLMRSLKHKNFWIMETSAGPTGASIYDRNLRPKEMRRMNYQAVAHGADGLMWFRWRTSRYGQEQYWHGLLQHDGQPNRRYREAAQVAYEFQKLASKIEGSQIKADVAIALSYQDRWAFHIQPNSNAFNYIDHMMKYYKAFIKQGINIDFVNLDVDDVSGYKLLIVPTAYIMTEQIAGKLDGFARNGGTVVLTFRSGVKDVENIPYDMVLPGFLKDMAGIRIEEYEALNNHASYRVACGDKRYSCSVFADWIIPEKATALAYYEETSIDEYAAATINHHGNGTVYYIGTCFDDEEFYDSLLVGILQNAHIKPLIVPPKGVEICTRYKGEAVYAFILNHNDHDVSITIPYGTELISGRQLSSSIDITAGDVAVLEIK, from the coding sequence ATGTATGTAGGTGTTGACTATTATCCGGAGCATTGGCCGGAAGAGCGTTGGCAGATCGATGCTGAGATGATGCAGGAGGCAGGCATAAATGCTGTGCGCATGGCCGAATTTGCTTGGGTAAAAATGGAACCTATAGAAGGCATATATGACTTTTCATGGTTGGACAAGGCTATAGATATTTTACATAATCATGGCATAAGCGTTATATTGGGTACTCCGACAGGTTCCATGCCGGCATGGGTGGCATTGAAGTATCCAGATACGGTGGCTACCGATAGAAACGGCCATAAAATACCATATGGAGCGCGCAAAGATAACTGTCCAAGCAGCTTATCCTACAGGCTGCTTAGCCAGCGCATAACGCGTGCTATGGCTGAACATTACAGGAATAATCCGGCTGTTATAGGGTGGCAGACCGATAACGAATTCGGCGAGCCTAATTGCTATTGCGATACGTGTAAAGCAGCATGGCATGATTGGTTAAAAAAGCGTTTCGGCAGTATAGATAGGTTAAATGAAAGCTGGGGGACTATATTCTGGAGCCATAGTTATCGCAGCTTTGACGAAGTGCCGCTGCCGCGGCGTATACCTAGCAATCCCAGTTTGGAACTCGATTATATGCGCTTTTATTCCGATCAGGTAGTTTCATTTCAGAAAGAGCAGATCGACATATTAAGGGAAGTTTGCCCACATCAATTCATTACTCATAACTTTATGGGCTTTTACGATAACCTCGATTATTATAAGCTAGCTCATGATTTGGATTTTGTGTCATGGGATTACTATTATAACTATGGTTCGACATGGGATGACAGGATGGCATCGTATAGACGAGGATCAGCCTCGCATGATTTAATGCGCAGCCTCAAACATAAGAATTTCTGGATTATGGAAACCAGCGCCGGTCCGACAGGTGCGTCTATATATGACCGTAACTTAAGGCCCAAAGAAATGAGGCGTATGAATTACCAAGCTGTAGCGCATGGGGCTGATGGGCTTATGTGGTTCCGCTGGCGTACCAGCCGTTACGGTCAGGAACAATACTGGCATGGTCTGTTGCAGCATGATGGTCAGCCGAACCGCCGCTATCGAGAAGCGGCTCAGGTGGCCTATGAGTTTCAAAAACTCGCCTCTAAAATAGAGGGGTCCCAAATAAAGGCTGATGTGGCCATAGCTCTGTCATACCAAGATAGATGGGCATTTCACATACAGCCTAATAGCAATGCTTTTAACTACATAGATCATATGATGAAGTACTATAAAGCCTTTATCAAACAAGGTATAAATATTGATTTTGTTAATTTAGACGTCGACGATGTGTCAGGCTATAAACTTTTGATAGTACCCACAGCTTACATAATGACCGAGCAAATTGCCGGCAAGCTCGATGGTTTTGCCAGAAATGGTGGCACTGTCGTATTAACATTCAGAAGCGGCGTTAAAGATGTGGAGAATATACCATATGATATGGTGCTGCCAGGATTTTTAAAAGACATGGCTGGTATACGTATAGAGGAATATGAAGCATTAAATAACCATGCCAGTTATCGAGTGGCTTGCGGCGATAAGCGGTATAGCTGCAGCGTCTTTGCTGATTGGATTATACCTGAAAAAGCTACGGCGCTGGCGTACTATGAAGAAACAAGCATAGATGAGTATGCGGCGGCCACTATAAACCATCATGGTAATGGTACTGTATATTATATAGGTACATGCTTTGACGATGAAGAATTCTACGACAGTCTCTTAGTGGGTATATTGCAAAATGCTCACATAAAACCATTGATTGTCCCACCAAAAGGCGTAGAGATATGTACGCGTTATAAAGGGGAAGCGGTATATGCTTTCATACTCAATCATAACGATCACGATGTAAGCATAACTATACCTTATGGGACCGAACTTATTTCAGGTCGTCAATTGAGCTCTTCGATCGATATAACTGCGGGCGATGTAGCTGTGTTAGAAATAAAATAA
- a CDS encoding Gfo/Idh/MocA family protein translates to MEKVKVGIIGVGGIANGKHMPSLSALNNVEMVAFCDLIEERAVEGAKKYGVPGAKVFTDYKDLLAMDDIDVVHVCTPNNAHAPITIAALEAGKHVMCEKPMAKNSEEARAMLEAAKRTGKKLTIGYQNRFRPDSLYLKKMCENGELGEIYLAKALAIRRRAVPTWGVFLDEEKQGGGPLIDIGTHSLDLTLWMMDNYKPAMAVGTTYHKLGSKENAANAWGSWDPKKFTVEDSAFGFITFENGATVILESSWALNTLQTGEAMTVLCGTEAGADMLDGLRINGEKYSKTYVFKPELGGKGVDFYEGESITPAELEAKMWIDSVINDTEPLVKPEQALVVTEILEAIYKSAATGKPVYFK, encoded by the coding sequence ATGGAAAAAGTAAAGGTGGGTATCATCGGAGTCGGCGGTATTGCCAACGGCAAACACATGCCGAGCCTATCTGCTCTAAACAACGTTGAGATGGTGGCTTTCTGCGACCTCATCGAAGAAAGGGCTGTAGAAGGCGCAAAAAAGTACGGCGTACCCGGCGCCAAGGTATTTACGGATTACAAGGATCTGCTGGCTATGGATGATATAGACGTGGTTCACGTATGCACGCCTAACAATGCCCATGCCCCTATAACTATAGCGGCATTGGAGGCAGGCAAGCACGTAATGTGTGAAAAGCCCATGGCCAAAAATTCCGAAGAGGCCAGAGCCATGCTGGAAGCTGCTAAAAGAACCGGCAAAAAACTGACTATTGGCTACCAGAACCGCTTCAGACCCGACTCTTTATACTTAAAGAAGATGTGTGAAAATGGTGAATTGGGTGAGATCTATTTGGCCAAAGCATTGGCTATACGCAGGCGTGCGGTTCCAACCTGGGGCGTATTCCTGGATGAAGAAAAACAGGGAGGCGGTCCACTGATAGATATAGGCACTCATTCACTAGACCTGACGCTCTGGATGATGGATAATTATAAACCAGCTATGGCCGTAGGGACCACATATCATAAACTGGGCAGCAAAGAGAACGCCGCTAATGCTTGGGGTTCATGGGATCCCAAAAAATTCACCGTAGAAGATTCAGCTTTTGGTTTTATAACATTTGAAAATGGGGCTACGGTGATACTCGAATCGAGCTGGGCTCTTAACACGCTGCAAACTGGCGAGGCCATGACCGTGCTTTGCGGTACCGAAGCCGGTGCCGATATGCTAGACGGTCTGCGCATAAACGGGGAAAAATATAGCAAAACTTATGTATTTAAGCCCGAACTAGGCGGCAAAGGCGTGGATTTCTATGAAGGAGAAAGCATTACTCCGGCAGAACTCGAGGCTAAGATGTGGATCGACAGCGTTATAAACGATACCGAGCCATTGGTCAAACCTGAACAGGCGTTGGTGGTAACCGAAATATTAGAAGCCATATACAAGTCAGCAGCCACAGGAAAACCGGTATATTTCAAGTAA
- the rbr gene encoding rubrerythrin → MELKGSKTEANLWAAFAGESQARNKYTYFASQAAKEGYEQIAGIFEETAGNEKEHAKRIFRFLNGIGNTADNLKAAAAGENYEWTDMYPSFEKVAREEGFDDIADFFHEVAKVEKHHNERYNALLKNVENGEVFVKAGPTKWKCRNCGYIYEGAEAPKVCPACKHPQSFFELLCDNF, encoded by the coding sequence ATGGAGTTAAAAGGTAGCAAAACAGAAGCAAATCTTTGGGCGGCTTTTGCAGGAGAATCGCAGGCGCGCAATAAGTATACGTATTTTGCCAGCCAGGCGGCAAAGGAGGGTTATGAGCAGATAGCCGGCATATTTGAAGAAACGGCCGGTAACGAAAAGGAGCATGCCAAACGCATATTTCGTTTCTTGAACGGCATAGGCAATACGGCCGATAACTTAAAGGCGGCTGCTGCAGGCGAAAACTATGAATGGACCGATATGTATCCAAGCTTTGAAAAAGTAGCCCGCGAAGAGGGTTTTGACGACATAGCGGACTTCTTTCATGAAGTAGCCAAAGTCGAGAAACATCACAACGAGCGTTACAACGCTTTACTTAAAAATGTGGAGAATGGTGAGGTCTTTGTCAAGGCTGGTCCTACCAAATGGAAATGCCGTAACTGCGGATATATATACGAAGGCGCTGAAGCGCCGAAGGTATGCCCGGCCTGCAAACATCCACAGTCTTTCTTTGAACTTTTGTGCGATAATTTTTAA
- a CDS encoding family 43 glycosylhydrolase has protein sequence MIYRKGPYMALFYLYTNEYFPGVPIFHSRDLINWKQIGACLTRESQVLLRCCKPSGGIYAPTLRYHNGRFYMITTNVTGDRSVIRETMEGPLPNEYLFRVVGSMGQSPSEPVVQQESALKAL, from the coding sequence ATGATTTATAGAAAAGGGCCATATATGGCCCTTTTCTATCTATATACGAATGAGTATTTTCCGGGCGTTCCGATTTTTCATAGCCGCGATCTGATCAATTGGAAACAGATCGGTGCTTGCCTGACGCGCGAAAGTCAGGTGCTGCTGCGTTGCTGCAAGCCATCGGGCGGTATCTATGCACCGACTCTCCGTTATCATAATGGCAGATTCTATATGATAACAACCAATGTCACGGGCGACAGAAGCGTAATACGGGAAACAATGGAAGGCCCTCTTCCTAATGAATATCTGTTCCGTGTTGTGGGAAGCATGGGGCAGTCACCATCGGAGCCGGTTGTACAGCAGGAGTCTGCACTGAAGGCACTATGA
- a CDS encoding desulfoferrodoxin: MSVKNTKEVYKCSVCGNIVEVLHVGGGTLVCCGKPMELLEEKTADAATEKHVPVIEKTGDGVLVKVGSVPHPMLPEHYIEWIELIVDGASYRKFLKPGDKPEAFFAVQGDDLQAREYCNVHGLWKS, translated from the coding sequence ATGAGCGTCAAGAATACTAAAGAGGTTTATAAATGCTCAGTATGCGGTAATATCGTAGAGGTATTGCATGTTGGCGGCGGCACGTTAGTATGCTGCGGCAAGCCCATGGAATTGCTGGAAGAAAAGACAGCTGATGCGGCGACCGAGAAACACGTGCCGGTAATAGAGAAAACGGGTGACGGCGTATTGGTCAAAGTAGGGAGTGTACCGCATCCTATGTTGCCTGAGCACTATATCGAATGGATCGAGCTGATAGTTGACGGGGCTTCTTATAGAAAGTTCCTGAAACCAGGCGATAAGCCGGAAGCTTTCTTTGCCGTGCAGGGCGATGATCTGCAAGCGCGCGAATACTGCAATGTCCACGGATTGTGGAAGTCTTAA